One part of the Nematostella vectensis chromosome 8, jaNemVect1.1, whole genome shotgun sequence genome encodes these proteins:
- the LOC116614733 gene encoding ankyrin repeat and EF-hand domain-containing protein 1 isoform X2: MPIATERLEHLQLLKLLQSVRNEDQDQIEKLTLNGIPQLINYSEPENGETGLHLAACKNNEKMITFLLSLGASPNMIDLKSRTPAMRAAEFGHVQALLLLAQAGSDMTVCDSEGKGILFYCIQPTKRHLECLQIALRHGANVNNVSTDGQPLLLLAAEAGLDDMVKGVLDAGANPDSRHEKSGQSALHFAASSGSVGCVRHILEAGADYNVVDNENVHPAHRAAYNGHFNVIRVLAAYGSDLGKVALDGNTPMHHAASQGFGPICKFLAQRGCPASLKNKDGKTPRLLAKDNEHKDAIKECRKAEKTSARLTKGAVKGNEPYSVRLYDWLQEHEDKVLGMFHQFDPEDEEGNRKGYINKDNFIMCLQTISCPVETDDLNKIASVHDPSKEDKADYTLFLTCKKIINKQFMVTGGKKKKKKGGKKGKKKKGKTKVPLPICTAPDGPRTRHGGPPGDFVERYVHFTDNSRFDRDHPPSHPIQDDSAWYLNFPDTSYTNISDAAKLGDLETLKAAFFRGTPIDQRDKYYKTPLMAACAHGNLDMARFLIDLGADINCRDNFKWTPLHHACHSGQLDLVTMLLDRGAELDAQTINGGTPIMRAVESSREGVVEYLIAKGAKIQLTNKKGHTALDIAKAYADPRVVAMVQKRWDEIPPPVDKKKRKPAPRPKSTAQSSEGAAGGDGDEDEGPGDGDDDDDD; the protein is encoded by the exons ATGCCGATAGCCACGGAACGCTTAGAACATTTACAGCTTCTAAAGCTTCTGCAGTCTGTCCGAAATGAGGATCAAGACCAGATTGAAAAGCTGACTTTAAATGGGATTCCACAACTTATCAACTACTCAG AGCCAGAGAATGGAGAGACAGGCCTTCACCTTGCAGCATGTAAAAATAACGAGAAAATGATAACGTTCCTGCTGAGTCTCGGGGCCAGTCCTAACATGATCGACCTAAAGAGCAGGACGCCTGCCATGAGAGCCGCAGAATTCGGACATGTCCAGGCTCTGTTGTTGCTAGCACAAGCTGGATCTGACATGACTG TTTGTGATAGTGAAGGCAAAGGAATCTTATTCTACTGTATTCAACCTACCAAACGTCATCTGGAATGTTTACAAATCGCCCTCAGACATGGAGCTAATGTCAATAATGTG AGCACGGATGGCCAGCCCTTGCTGCTTTTGGCTGCCGAGGCCGGTCTGGATGACATGGTCAAGGGTGTCCTGGACGCTGGTGCTAACCCAGATAGTCGACATGAG aaatcTGGTCAGTCAGCTCTGCACTTTGCAGCGTCATCCGGCAGCGTTGGATGTGTTCGCCATATTCTAGAAGCTGGTGCAGACTACAATGTTGTTGACAACGAAAATGTGCATCCCGCTCATAGGGCAGCTTACAATGGACACTTTAATGTGATAAGGGTGCTAGCTGCCTATGGAAGTGACCTCGGGAAAGTTGCCCTGGATGGGAACACACCCATGCATCATGCTGCGTCACAGGGGTTTGGACCTATTTGTAAATTTTTAGCCCAAAGAGGCTGCCCTGCTAGTTTGAAAAACAAGGATGGTAAGACGCCAAGACTATTAGCTAAAGACAATGAGCACAAGGACGCTATTAAGGAATGTCGTAAGGCAGAGAAGACTTCTGCAAGGCTAACCAAAGGAGCTGTGAAAGGGAATGAGCCATACTCTGTTAGG TTATATGATTGGCTACAGGAACACGAGGATAAAGTCCTTGGCATGTTCCACCAGTTTGATCCAGAGGATGAGGAGGGAAACCGCAAAGGATATATCAATAAGGACAACTTCATCATGTGCCTTCAAACCATAA GCTGTCCTGTGGAGACTGATGATCTCAACAAGATAGCTTCAGTTCACGACCCCAGCAAAGAGGACAAAGCGGACTATACCTTGTTTCTTacttgcaaaaaaataattaataag CAATTCATGGTAACTGGAGGAAAG aaaaagaaaaagaaaggtggaaaaaagggaaagaaaaagaag GGGAAAACGAAAGTGCCACTTCCAATCTGCACTGCACCTGACGGGCCTAGAACACGCCATGGGGGACCCCCAGGAGACTTTGTTGAAAGATATGTG CATTTTACAGACAATTCTCGATTTGATCGTGATCACCCTCCTTCCCACCCTATTCAGGACGACTCGGCTTGGTACCTTAACTTCCCAG ACACCTCATATACTAACATAAGTGACGCCGCCAAGCTAGGAGATCTGGAGACACTGAAAGCTGCGTTTTTCAGAGGCACCCCTATTGACCAGCGTGACAAGTACTACAAGACTCCTTTGATGGCGGCGTGCGCACACGGCAACCTAGATATGGCCAGGTTCCTCATAGACCTGGG AGCTGATATCAACTGTCGAGATAACTTTAAGTGGACTCCTCTACACCACGCGTGTCATTCAGGCCAGTTGGACCTAGTGACTATGCTATTAGACCGAGGGGCAGAGCTAGATGCGCAGACCATAAACGGGGGTACACCCATTATGAGGGCGGTGGAGAGCTCCCGCGAAGGCGTGGTTGAGTACCTCATTGCGAAAGG GGCTAAGATTCAGTTGACCAATAAGAAGGGCCACACGGCGCTGGATATCGCCAAGGCATACGCCGACCCGCGCGTCGTGGCGATGGTGCAGAAAAGATGGGACGAGATACCGCCCCCTGTCGACAAGAAGAAAC GCAAACCAGCGCCTCGACCCAAGTCTACCGCACAGTCTAGTGAAGGCGCGGCTGGCGGTGACGGTGACGAAGACGAAGGGCCTGGGGATggtgacgacgacgatgatgactGA
- the LOC5507418 gene encoding peptidyl-prolyl cis-trans isomerase-like 1 codes for MAVNEKQPPFVFIETSMGSFEVELYWRHAPKTCRNFTELAQRGYFNNCKFHRVIRDFMIQTGDPTGTGRGGASIYGPTFEDEVTRELKHTGAGILSMANSGPNTNGSQFFVTLAPTQWLDGKHTIFGRINKGLEVVKRIGLVETNADDRPLHDVYIVNSRA; via the exons atggcggtcaACGAGAAGCAGCCcccatttgtttttattgaaacTTCAATG GGAAGTTTTGAAGTTGAACTCTACTGGCGGCATGCGCCAAAGACTTGTAGAAATTTCACAGAACTG GCTCAAAGAGGATACTTTAACAACTGTAAGTTCCACAGAGTAATAAGG GATTTTATGATTCAGACTGGAGATCCAACGGGAACAGGCAGGGGCGGAGCTTCCATTTATGG ACCAACATTTGAAGATGAAGTCACAAGAGAACTCAAGCACACAGGAGCAGGGATACTTTCTATGGCCAACAG TGGGCCAAATACAAATGGAAGTCAATTTTTTGTCACCCTGGCACCAACACAGTGGCTAGACg GAAAGCACACTATATTTGGGCGAATAAATAAAGGACTGGAAGTTGTTAAAAGAATAGGACTTGTTGAAACTAATGCAGATGATAG acCCTTACATGATGTGTACATCGTAAACAGCAGAGCATAA
- the LOC5507417 gene encoding McKusick-Kaufman/Bardet-Biedl syndromes putative chaperonin isoform X1, with the protein MSRRELISVEKTTRKQIYSKPLDSPTVLDALAVFGKLCKSSYGPTGRLKFLQTALGGHVTVTSSCATILHHLISSCHPIVHLVMLAVKGHLDVYGDGGLATCILTTRLIETSIKLAIPRQLVVEVYAYALGIMTSYMVSEKHPWKMKLDVSDMKSMMCLLRSVLHTKPASCLTERDLNHMCTTLLKAFLHSLPSMSDAISHPLSPSPVQFLRCEGSAVIDSRVVDGVLLQAPSVLQPHHQLIQQPVKVALYNISMATDTEEWFSDVTTTTVDVSDSGLNTGILKQMIDVAMVLVSAGVGLVACQKCIHPTLKRFLKDRKVYVFDRLSVMHINAVQRLTGATLLSTFTTDIPEHWYGQLDSIEYTVIANKSYLHLIPTQPMTSVCTVILCSPDESSLEELLSTCQSAMSVLAQVVAYPWVVPGAGCMDTHLAGFLRTKALREKEEAAKNLGCTRAQFLDIITNIAKCLEFLASALEHDQGLHFLDSRSHHQWSVPPGTDPCTDLLSRGGRRQNMTPHTLKAPSTEHQVSMESYSRLISHDCITSHLMKVPSVMEQDSVKSDSNMVKRYDMTSQNDMVSHNSITSYKDAVLHNGMTSRLEAVSSHMPSDSVSMTPSVVLNQSKTSDGIGGVRSDDVPFSSCMCGLMSSRDADLVPLGSIQEAVQGLDVVWADLQNRTFDRQVIESLQVKVNSYKTAFNTTTAILRINHLLMD; encoded by the exons ATGTCGCGACGGGAGTTGATCTCTGTTGAGAAAACGACCAGAAAACAG ATCTATTCTAAGCCACTAGACAGCCCCACTGTTCTTGATGCACTTGCTGTTTTTGGTAAACTTTGCAAGTCTTCATATGGCCCTACAGGGAG gttAAAGTTTTTACAAACAGCCCTCGGAGGCCATGTGACCGTGACATCGTCATGTGCCACCATTCTGCATCACTTGATATCTTCTTGCCACCCCATTGTCCACCTGGTTATGCTTGCTGTCAAAGGCCATCTGGATGTATATGGGGACGGTGGACTGGCAACATGTATCTTGACCACTAG GCTTATTGAAACATCTATCAAACTAGCAATTCCTCGCCAACTGGTGGTAGAAGTCTATGCCTATGCTCTGGGTATAATGACCAGTTACATGGTCTCTGAGAAACATCCATGGAAAATGAAGCTGGATGTCTCGGACATGAAGAGTATGATGTGCTTATTGCGTAGTGTCTTGCATACTAAGCCTGCATCCTGTCTAACAGAGAGGGATTTGAATCACATGTGCACAACACTCCTCAAG gCTTTCCTTCACTCTCTCCCATCAATGTCAGATGCCATCTCCCATCCACTATCACCCTCACCTGTACAATTCCTCCGGTGTGAAGGAAGCGCTGTTATTGACTCTAGGGTGGTAGATGGTGTCCTCCTACAGGCTCCTTCTGTTTTACAGCCACACCATCAGCTGATACAACAACCTGTTAAGGTGGCTTTGTATAACATCTCCATGGCAACAGATACTGAG GAATGGTTCAGTGATGTCACCACGACAACTGTAGACGTCTCAGACAGTGGGCTAAACACTGGTATCTTAAAGCAAATGATTGATGTTGCCATGGTGCTGGTGTCTGCTGGAGTGGGATTGGTTGCCTGTCAAAAGTGCATCCACCCAACGCTCAAAAGGTTTCTCAAAGATAGG AAAGTGTATGTTTTTGACCGTCTGTCTGTGATGCACATCAATGCTGTTCAACGTTTGACTGGTGCTACCTTGCTCAGTACATTCACAACTGACATCCCTGAGCACTGGTATGGCCAACTTGACAGTATTGAATACACTGTCATAGCAAACAAAAG CTATCTTCACCTAATCCCAACCCAACCCATGACATCAGTGTGTACTGTCATCCTGTGTTCGCCTGATGAGTCAAGTCTTGAGGAGCTCCTCTCTACTTGCCAATCCGCCATGTCTGTCCTTGCCCAAGTGGTTGCGTACCCATGGGTAGTACCTGGGGCAGGTTGTATGGATACTCACTTAGCTGGGTTTCTCAGGACCAAGGCACTCAGGGAGAAAGAAGAAGCTGCCAAGAACCTGGGATGTACTCGAG CACAGTTCCTGGACATCATAACAAATATCGCCAAGTGTTTGGAATTCCTAGCCTCAGCCCTGGAACATGACCAAGGTCTTCATTTCCTGGACTCGCGGTCACACCATCAGTGGAGTGTGCCTCCTGGGACAGACCCATGCACTGATTTGTTGTCTCGTGGCGGACGACGCCAAAATATGACGCCACACACCTTGAAAGCGCCCTCAACTGAACATCAAGTCTCTATGGAGTCATATTCAAGGTTGATATCACACGATTGCATAACATCGCACCTCATGAAAGTACCCTCTGTTATGGAGCAAGACTCTGTGAAGTCAGATTCAAACATGGTTAAACGTTAtgatatgacgtcacaaaatGACATGGTATCACATAATAGTATTACGTCATACAAAGACGCGGTATTACACAATGGCATGACGTCACGCTTGGAAGCAGTGTCAAGTCATATGCCATCTGATAGTGTTAGCATGACTCCTTCAGTGGTGTTAAACCAAAGTAAAACTAGCGATGGCATTGGGGGAGTAAGGTCTGATGACGTCCCCTTTTCTAGCTGTATGTGTGGTTTGATGTCTTCACGCGACGCTGATTTAGTACCATTGGGCAGCATTCAGGAGGCAGTGCAAGGGTTAGATGTGGTGTGGGCGGATTTGCAGAACAGAACGTTTGATAGACAAGTTATTGAAAGTTTGCAGGTGAAGGTGAACTCATATAAAACTGCATTTAACACGACGACGGCCATACTGAGAATCAATCATCTGCTGATGGATTGA
- the LOC5507417 gene encoding McKusick-Kaufman/Bardet-Biedl syndromes putative chaperonin isoform X2: MSRRELISVEKTTRKQIYSKPLDSPTVLDALAVFGKLCKSSYGPTGRLKFLQTALGGHVTVTSSCATILHHLISSCHPIVHLVMLAVKGHLDVYGDGGLATCILTTRLIETSIKLAIPRQLVVEVYAYALGIMTSYMVSEKHPWKMKLDVSDMKSMMCLLRSVLHTKPASCLTERDLNHMCTTLLKAFLHSLPSMSDAISHPLSPSPVQFLRCEGSAVIDSRVVDGVLLQAPSVLQPHHQLIQQPVKVALYNISMATDTEEWFSDVTTTTVDVSDSGLNTGILKQMIDVAMVLVSAGVGLVACQKCIHPTLKRFLKDRKVYVFDRLSVMHINAVQRLTGATLLSTFTTDIPEHWYGQLDSIEYTVIANKSYLHLIPTQPMTSVCTVILCSPDESSLEELLSTCQSAMSVLAQVVAYPWVVPGAGCMDTHLAGFLRTKALREKEEAAKNLGCTRVPGHHNKYRQVFGIPSLSPGT; this comes from the exons ATGTCGCGACGGGAGTTGATCTCTGTTGAGAAAACGACCAGAAAACAG ATCTATTCTAAGCCACTAGACAGCCCCACTGTTCTTGATGCACTTGCTGTTTTTGGTAAACTTTGCAAGTCTTCATATGGCCCTACAGGGAG gttAAAGTTTTTACAAACAGCCCTCGGAGGCCATGTGACCGTGACATCGTCATGTGCCACCATTCTGCATCACTTGATATCTTCTTGCCACCCCATTGTCCACCTGGTTATGCTTGCTGTCAAAGGCCATCTGGATGTATATGGGGACGGTGGACTGGCAACATGTATCTTGACCACTAG GCTTATTGAAACATCTATCAAACTAGCAATTCCTCGCCAACTGGTGGTAGAAGTCTATGCCTATGCTCTGGGTATAATGACCAGTTACATGGTCTCTGAGAAACATCCATGGAAAATGAAGCTGGATGTCTCGGACATGAAGAGTATGATGTGCTTATTGCGTAGTGTCTTGCATACTAAGCCTGCATCCTGTCTAACAGAGAGGGATTTGAATCACATGTGCACAACACTCCTCAAG gCTTTCCTTCACTCTCTCCCATCAATGTCAGATGCCATCTCCCATCCACTATCACCCTCACCTGTACAATTCCTCCGGTGTGAAGGAAGCGCTGTTATTGACTCTAGGGTGGTAGATGGTGTCCTCCTACAGGCTCCTTCTGTTTTACAGCCACACCATCAGCTGATACAACAACCTGTTAAGGTGGCTTTGTATAACATCTCCATGGCAACAGATACTGAG GAATGGTTCAGTGATGTCACCACGACAACTGTAGACGTCTCAGACAGTGGGCTAAACACTGGTATCTTAAAGCAAATGATTGATGTTGCCATGGTGCTGGTGTCTGCTGGAGTGGGATTGGTTGCCTGTCAAAAGTGCATCCACCCAACGCTCAAAAGGTTTCTCAAAGATAGG AAAGTGTATGTTTTTGACCGTCTGTCTGTGATGCACATCAATGCTGTTCAACGTTTGACTGGTGCTACCTTGCTCAGTACATTCACAACTGACATCCCTGAGCACTGGTATGGCCAACTTGACAGTATTGAATACACTGTCATAGCAAACAAAAG CTATCTTCACCTAATCCCAACCCAACCCATGACATCAGTGTGTACTGTCATCCTGTGTTCGCCTGATGAGTCAAGTCTTGAGGAGCTCCTCTCTACTTGCCAATCCGCCATGTCTGTCCTTGCCCAAGTGGTTGCGTACCCATGGGTAGTACCTGGGGCAGGTTGTATGGATACTCACTTAGCTGGGTTTCTCAGGACCAAGGCACTCAGGGAGAAAGAAGAAGCTGCCAAGAACCTGGGATGTACTCGAG TTCCTGGACATCATAACAAATATCGCCAAGTGTTTGGAATTCCTAGCCTCAGCCCTGGAACATGA